A single window of Salmo salar chromosome ssa21, Ssal_v3.1, whole genome shotgun sequence DNA harbors:
- the LOC106582099 gene encoding G-protein coupled receptor 143 codes for MMASPRLETFCCPNRDASTEFVITFQPLFFGAICIGSASLSLIFSILQMLPKRRGYRRLGQYPLPKPASSSRILFIISICDILGCAGIIVRSSIWLGLPNLVRGINVANNSDMWPEVFCVGSAMWIQLFFSASFWWTFCYAVDVFLVVRRSAGISTIILYHMITWGLAVLLCVEGVAMLYYPSISSCENGLQHAIPHYITTYAPLMLVLIVNPTLFARTVSAVTALLKGRQGIYTKNERRLGTEIKMRFFKIMLVFFICWLPNIINESLLFYLEMQTDIKASDLKNIRNTALITWFIMGILNPMSGFLNTLAFHGWTGFDVDCSLQRRRELAWDSASTSAAKVGGYNPIVGSTLLYQSHVQEPKNMTGKNIKGNGQPASDAISVLSEGSESSTIEIDISTEHQDYEDIDADGESLGSSARH; via the exons ATGATGGCATCCCCAAGGCTGGAGACGTTCTGCTGCCCAAACCGAGACGCATCGACCGAATTTGTCATTACTTTTCAGCCCCTCTTCTTTGGCGCCATTTGCATCGGTagcgcaagtttaagtttgatATTTTCTATTTTACAAATGTTGCCCAAACGTAGGGGTTACAGGCGCCTTGGACAGTACCCTCTTCCCAAACCAGCTTCTTCGTCGAGAATATTGTTTATCATCAGCATATGTGATATACTGGGATGTGCAG GTATCATAGTGAGGTCATCCATCTGGCTGGGCCTGCCCAACCTTGTCAGAGGGATCAATGTGGCCAACAACAGCGACATGTGGCCAGAGGTGTTCTGTGTTGGCAGTGCA ATGTGGATCCAGCTGTTCTTCAGTGCATCTTTCTGGTGGACCTTCTGTTACGCTGTGGACGTCTTCCTGGTGGTCAGAAGATCTGCAGGAATCAG TACCATCATCCTCTATCACATGATCACATGGGGTCTggctgtgttgctgtgtgtggagGGTGTGGCTATGCTCTACTACCCATCCATCTCCAG CTGTGAAAATGGCCTGCAGCATGCCATTCCTCACTACATTACTACCTACGCTCCTCTAATGCTGGTGCTTATAGTCAACCCTACACTGTTCGCCAGGACTGTGTCTGCAG TGACAGCATTATTGAAGGGACGACAAGGGATCTACACAAAAAACGAGAGACGCCTGGGAACAGAGATAAAAATGCGCTTCTTCAAAATCATGCTGGTCTTTTTTATTTG CTGGCTTCCCAACATCATCAATGAGAGCCTGCTGTTTTACCTGGAGATGCAGACGGACATAAAAGCCAGTGACCTGAAAAATATACGAAACACAGCCCTCATCACTTGGTTTATCATG GGGATCCTGAACCCCATGTCAGGCTTCCTCAACACGTTGGCCTTCCATGGCTGGACAGGCTTTGACGTGGACTGCAGCCTGCAGAGGAGAAGGGAGCTGGCCTGGGATTCAGCCTCCACCTCGGCGGCTAAAGTGGGGGGCTACAACCCCATCGTGGGCTCCACCCTGCTCTACCAGAGCCACGTCCAGGAGCCCAAGAACATGACTGGCAAGAACATCAAGGGCAATGGGCAGCCAGCCTCCGACGCCATCAGCGTCCTATCAGAAG GTTCAGAGTCTAGTACAATTGAAATCGACATTTCCACTGAGCACCAAGACTATGAGGATATAGACGCAGATGGAGAATCATTGGGGAGTTCTGCAAGGCACTAG
- the LOC106582097 gene encoding ankyrin repeat and SOCS box protein 9: protein MRPATGHSSDNPRNNATQTGSVVFLSNPLMSDIESDWSPIHDAAYNGRVLTLRNLIAQGTCVNLATLDRVSPLHGACLQGHTDCARLLIENGANVNVPMLEKTTPLSEACARGHTACVTLLLQHGASPQGSSLSASPIHEAAAKGHPECIESLVHHGADVDQHTDQSGSPLYIACTNQHLSTVRKLLQLGASVNRSKDGDSPLHAAARLSNPELVSVLLEHGADCNCRDTQGKQPLDLAPPNSPVEKLLGHRGGVSRLMQQCRLSIRKVLGKARLSSIHGLQIPKELKQYLLYQSDL from the exons ATGAGACCGGCTACAGGACACAGCAGTGACAACCCGAGGAACAATGCTACCCAGACTGGATCCGTTGTTTTTCTCTCCAACCCTTTGATGAGTG ATATTGAGTCAGATTGGTCCCCCATTCATGATGCAGCCTACAATGGACGTGTTCTCACACTGAGAAACCTAATAGCTCAG GGAACGTGTGTCAACCTGGCCACTCTAGACAGAGTCTCTCCCCTTCATGGAGCATGTCTGCAGGGACACACTGACTGTGCCCGGTTACTGATAGAAAATGGGGCAAAT GTGAATGTCCCCATGTTGGAGAAGACCACCCCTCTGTCGGAGGCCTGTGCCCGGGGCCACACAGCCTGTGTGACCCTGCTCCTCCAGCACGGAGCCTCACCCCAGGGATCCAGCCTCTCAGCCTCCCCCATCCACGAGGCCGCAGCCAAAG GTCACCCAGAGTGCATTGAGTCTCTGGTTCATCACGGGGCAGATGTAGATCAGCACACTGACCAATCAGGCTCGCCACTCTACATTGCCTGCACAAATCAGCATCTGAGTACCGTGAGGAAACTGCTTCAGCTTG GTGCTAGTGTGAACAGGAGTAAGGATGGGGACTCTCCTCTGCACGCGGCAGCCCGCCTGTCCAACCCTGAGCTGGTGTCTGTTCTCCTGGAGCACGGGGCTGACTGCAACTGCAGAGACACACAGGGCAAGCAGCCCCTGGACCTGGCCCCTCCCAACAGCCCCGTTGAGAAACTACTGGGCCACAGAGGAG GAGTGTCTCGTCTGATGCAGCAGTGCCGGCTGTCCATCAGGAAGGTTTTGGGAAAGGCCAGACTTAGTTCAATCCATGGTCTTCAGATCCCCAAAGAACTGAAGCAATACCTTCTGTACCAATCAGATCTATAG